A single region of the Salvia splendens isolate huo1 chromosome 18, SspV2, whole genome shotgun sequence genome encodes:
- the LOC121776406 gene encoding long-chain-alcohol O-fatty-acyltransferase-like, with translation MEIDMKEEINNLIMVLFTIGISSSYCYGITKLVRKGIIRFLLFLPVLYLLYILPLYLKALIFNIPIAFFVTWLTPFKLLQLVFDTGPLSNPSLSLLHFVTIFCFPIKPHQKPTGPTKPNQPNDLTHYAIKVLLFLLLTKVEYSKHMIPQMLNSFLICIYSYLALEITLGAFAVIARSLIGIDTDHPFDHPYLSTSLQDFWGRRWNRVASSCLKSTIFFPFLNGMSRILGRKWAAISASVVTFIASDVMHEIVFYYMDRVRFGWGLPTFFIFQGICVVIESTTKKKIKTTLRLPQRVIGPLIFVCVVTTFMLLVVPELLEHRVDDRVLGEYVALAQFLRIRA, from the coding sequence ATGGAGATAGATATGAAGGAAGAGATAAACAATTTAATCATGGTATTGTTCACAATTGGTATTTCATCAAGCTACTGCTATGGCATAACTAAATTGGTGAGAAAAGGTATAATCAGATTCTTGTTGTTCTTACCTGTGCTATACCTTCTCTACATTCTTCCACTCTATTTAAAGGCTCTCATTTTCAATATTCCAATTGCATTTTTTGTAACATGGCTAACCCCATTCAAGCTTCTACAATTGGTCTTTGACACTGGCCCACTCTCCAATCCATCCCTCTCTCTCCTCCATTTTGTAACCATTTTTTGTTTTCCCATTAAGCCCCACCAAAAGCCCACCGGCCCAACCAAGCCCAATCAGCCCAATGACCTCACACACTATGCTATAAAGGTGCTTCTTTTCTTGCTCTTAACAAAAGTGGAGTATTCCAAGCACATGATTCCTCAGATGTTAAATTCATTCCTAATATGCATCTATTCTTACCTAGCATTAGAAATAACACTGGGGGCATTCGCGGTCATCGCTCGATCTTTAATAGGAATCGACACCGACCACCCGTTCGATCATCCTTACCTCTCGACATCACTGCAAGACTTTTGGGGCCGTAGGTGGAACCGTGTTGCCTCGAGTTGTTTAAAATCCACTATATTTTTTCCCTTCCTGAATGGCATGAGCCGGATATTAGGCCGAAAATGGGCTGCAATCTCAGCCTCGGTGGTCACATTTATAGCGTCGGACGTCATGCATGAGATCGTCTTTTACTATATGGACCGTGTGAGGTTTGGATGGGGCTTGCCAACCTTCTTCATTTTTCAAGGAATTTGTGTTGTTATAGAGAGCACaacaaagaagaaaataaaaactacATTGAGACTGCCTCAAAGAGTAATTGGGCCTTTGATATTTGTATGTGTTGTGACTACATTTATGTTGTTGGTCGTGCCAGAGTTGTTGGAGCACAGAGTTGATGATAGAGTTCTTGGAGAATATGTAGCTTTAGCTCAGTTTTTAAGGATTCGGGCCTAG